The DNA window TAGGCATGATTTCAAATGCAGGAATTGCAACATCATGAAAAGGGACAAATGGTTTATTTTCCTCTCTTTTTTCTGCAGATCCATTTTCTATGGCACCCCAGAAAGCACTTGAAGCAATTGGAAAAAACTTGAGTCTTCAGTATGAGAGGTGGCAACCCAGGGTGAGGCTGAAGCTCAACTTTATCTTTTTGTTGCCATTTATGGTGTTATccatatgaaaattttaaccCAATAGCTAGAGAAGAACTTCATATTTATCAAATGCCAAAAAATAATACATAGCATCATTGTCCTCCATTTTTTTCCCTCTCTTCCCATACTAAGATGTGGGATTTCACAGACTGATAGGTGAATAGTGCTAAAACTTGAAAGTTCTCTATGTACTCTTCTGTTTAGTTACGATAAAGAACATACATAGGCTAATCATCATCGTCTTATTCGTCGAAATCACTCCTGAAATGACAATCACAAAACACCCTTTACTTTTTGATAGAGGGAGctcaatttgaaatttattttctgGATGTGCAACATGTTTTAAAGATTTCCTCAGACACCGGGTTTCTGGTATAGTTATTTTCATTGACACTACTTAAGCtcaatttgtttgaatttatgaaGGCTCGGTACAAGCCTCAGCTAGATCCTACTGTGGAGGAAGTGAAAAAACTCTGTACTACATGTCGGAAATATGCAAAGACAGAGAGAGTTCTCTTCCACTACAATGGTCATGGTGTACCCAAACCAACTCCAAATGGTGAAATTTGGCTCTTCAACAAGGTTTCAGAAACGGTGTctgtattttttctattattttatctctctcagTTCTAGTATGCTAATAAGTTGCAAGTGTttccttaaaaataatattttctgaAGTGTATATTTTGGTGTAGAGTTATACTCAATATATCCCGCTGCAAATAAGTGAGCTTGATTCGTGGCTGAAGACACcttcaatatatgtttttgACTGCTCTGCTGCAGGGATGATTGTTAGTGCTTTTGCAGAGGTACATTAATGATGCTTAAAATGTTATTggcttattttatttgtttcttcttGTAAAAACTGTCTTTTTTATAGCTTCAAGATTTGAGTGCTTCTAGTTCAAGTGGAACTACCACTCCTACAAGGGATTGTATTCTGCTTGCAGCATGTGATGCACACGAGACTCTTCCCCAAAGTGCTGAATTTCCTGCTGATGTTTTCACATCCTGCCTCACAACGCCAATCAAGATGGCTTTGAGATGGTATTCATGGTTTTGCATCTTCTcagttatttataatatattgtcaTATTATTCTTTCAGCTAATTTTACCACTGTTTAAAATTTTGGACCTTCTATACATTTTTTTGCCAATGTGCACGAATGATAGGTTAACCTTGTTTTGTGGTATAGTGTtggtgtgtttttttttttctgacaaTGCTTTAAGATGTGTATTTTATATCTAGAATATACCAGACATTTTTTTTGCCCTTTCTctagtaatttttaaaatgttttgggGCTGTTTGTAGTAgcttttttttcatatatcaacattttgttttatttattttttcttatttcaggTTTTGTACTCGTTCGTTGCTCCGTGGATCTCTAAACTACTCCCTTATAGATAGAATTCCAGGGCGCCAAAATGATCGCAAGACACTTTTAGGTGAATTAAATTGGATTTTCACGGCAGTGACCGACACAATTGCCTGGAATGTACTCCCACATGGTAAAAAGATTCTCTTGCTATATCTGTAACATTGAAAAGTTTTCTGATTATATGCTATATGTTGGCCAATGTAGTGACTTGgcaattacttaatttttttgtcCTTCAGAGACCTTCCAAAAACTGTTTAGGCAGGATCTTTTAGTTGCCAGTTTGTTTCGAAACTTTCTACTGGCTGAGAGGATCTTGCGGACTGCAAATTGCACTCCAATTTCATTTCCTAGTTTGCCTCCAACTCATCAGCACCATATGTGGTCAGATATGATATATTTTGTCACTTATAAGTTTATTCAGTTATTAGTGGATAGTAGACTTATATGAAATTCTCTCATGTGGCCCAGGGATTCATGGGACATGGCTGCTGAAATATGCCTTTCTCAGCTACCAGGTTTAGTTGAGGATCCAAATGCTGAGTTCCAGGTTTATTCTTTAGCTCgcaaaaatgaattaaaatttcttGTCTTCTGATTGTCCTATCTTTGGTCAATGTGATTGAGtaaattttcatcattttttccAGCCAAGCCCCTTTTTCACAGAACAGTTGACAGCTTTTGAGGTGTGGCTTGATCATGGATCAGAACACAAGAAGCCACCTGAACAGCTGCCCATTGTTCTTCAGGTTCTGTGAATTAGATAGATTTGGCcgtgatttattttattaatatattttatcccaTTCATATGAGCTTCTAAGTAGAATTCCTCGGCAagtatgaatattttattaaagatgGCAGGTAGGcataaaaaaagagaaacatAGAAGAGCTAGTGTTTGCTCAGGGAACATTATCTAACCTCCTTGAACTGAACATTCTATAGCATCTGAAAATCTCTAGCAGTAATAAAAAGTCTTTTGTCGTTAAGCAATAATTTGTACTGCTGAATTGTGTAGTGGATTTTTTTCCTGTGAAGCAACAATGGTAATACAAATTTCATTCCATTCAAAGTTTTACCAATGTTTAGGATTTCATAATTGGACTTTTTACACCTAGTTATAATACAGTTCTGATTATTTTGAAATGTCATTTAGTAATTTTGTGCCACGTCATGATGGAATAAGAGTAAACTTGACTTGCTTTTATAACTTAAGAGGCTGGAAGTGATGAGCAACTGTAGTTAGATCTTCAActttttgtatgaattattttatgttaatcaTGCCAAATGAATGGTTGTTTGAGCTTCAACACCACAATGGTAGTCTTTGATGATCTATCCACTAGACTCATCCTTGATTTATCTGAGGTCAATCTATTATTATGCATGCGTAAAAAGTTTGATTTCATTCTTTATGCTGAAGATGATCTTCCCATACAATATTGTCATATATGTCCAAACCAGTTATTCTCTATGCTGAAGGAAAAATGGTGAACTTTAACAAACTAACTATGCATGTAGGTTTTACTCAGCCAATATCATCGATTTCGAGCCTTGGTGCTTCTGGGAAGATTCCTTGATATGGGATCATGGGCCGTAGATCTTGTAAGTGCTTATGTTTCATAAGAGGTGACCATACATTCCACATATGCCATTTATCGGCATGAATCGATAGATTTTTCTTACCTTTTTTCAGGCTTTATCTGTTGGGATATTCCCATACGTTTTGAAGCTTTTGCAAACAACTACACCAGAGCTACGACAAATTCTTGTATTCATTTGGACAAAGATTCTTGCTCTTGACAAGGTACATATCATCACCACCTTTTGTTATCTTTTTGTTGTTATGGATTTGCAGTTTTTTTTTGTCTCATAACAACTGCATTTATTTTGCTTCTGGTTTTGATTGATAGTCATGCCAAGTGGATCTTGTGAAGGATGGAGGACACACATATTTTATAAGGTTTCTTGATAGCATGGAGGCATTTCCAGAACAGCGAGCAATGGCTGCATTTGTTCTTGCAGTCATTGTGGATGGGCACAGACGAGGCCAGGAAGCCTGCATTGAAGCTGGTTTGCTACATGTTTGCTTGAAGCACCTTCAGTCTTCGTCTGGTGTTTCTTCACAAAGTGAAACACAAACCGAACCTTTATTTCTTCAATGGCTTTGTCTTTGCCTGGGAAAGTTGTGGGAGGATTTCACTGAGGCACAAATAGTTGCTCTGCAGGCAGAAGCTCCTGCTGTATTTGCACACTTACTTTCTGAACCCCAACCCGAGGTTGCTTATTACTTAAAATCGATTTAATCATTTTCTGTTGACATAATATCTCTGTAACTCCGATTGTGGATGAATCTTCTTTTCAGGTAAGAGCTTCAGCTGTATTTGCTCTAGGAACCCTGCTTGATGTTGGATTTGATTCATCAAGAGAGGGTGGTGTTGGAGGTGATGAAGATTGTGATGATGATGAAAAAAGTAAAGCTGAGGTTAGCATTATCAAATGCCTTCTAAATGTTGTTTCAGATGGAAGCCCACTTGTACGAGCTGAAGTTGCTGTAGGTATGCCATCTTCAGCCATTCTAacaacatttatttaatattttcacatCCTATGATCTACGATTTGACATGATTCTCTCATTCACATATTATAATCATTGATAACAGCTCTAGCACGCTTTGCCTTTGGGCACAACAAGCAGTTGAAGGCAATTGCTGCTGCATATTGGAAGAAGCCTCAGCCTAACTCCGTCCTTAGTTCCCTACCTTCATTTGCCATGAAGAGTACTAGCGGTTATACCACTCCAACTCAGTATGTCCAGCATGGTACGATGGGTCCCTCACAAATTGGTCCTGTTTTTAGAAGTGGAGATAGCCAAGCTATAGTTCGAGATGGGCGAGTCTCCACTAGCAGTCCACTTACATCTTCTGGAGTAATGCATGGGTCACCTGTATCAGATGATTCATCTCAGCATTCTGATTCTGGGATATTTAATGATTGCTTGAGCAATGGGGTGGCAAGTGCAAGGCAAAGGCCTCTAGACAATGCATTATATGCACAATGTGTGCTTGCTATGCTTACATTAGCCAAGGATCCTTCTCCTCGCAATGCTAGTCTTGGTAGAAGAGTACTTTCCATTATAGGGATTGAACAAGTGGTGACAAAATCTGTGAAGCCAAGTGGCAATATGGCTAGACTGAGTGACTCAATTGCTCCTTCACCTAGTCTTGCTGGCCTTGCACGATCTTCTTCATGGTTTGATATGAGTGGAGGTAAGGTCGcccttttttgtttgtttgagagaattttgaattatttcctGGTCCACATTATTCTTCATGCCATTTTTTGGTTTGAAAATGTAACGCCATGGCTCTTAGATATGCCATTTTACATGGCCTTCAAATTTATACAAATGTTTAGAGAATTATCTTCAACACATCACACTTGTCTTTAGTTTTGGAAGTTACTAATTACACATGATTAATGAAGTGAAGTGGGGGTGATAAGTTTCAGGTTATATTGTTTGTAGACTTAATTCTTGTCTCAGGTTAGGGTCAAGTCACTCTTTGACATTGTATTTGAGGTTATATTTTTTGACTAATGTGACAAATGACAGGTCATTAGATGATCTTAGGACTCATCAATCATAAACCTTAAATGGATTTCATATTCAATTCGAAGctataaaaatgaaaacataGTTTTTGAACCTCTTTCAGACCCTCCCAACGGTGCAAACCCTTTCTAGACCTACTCACAACCTGTCTATACTAATACACGACCTCAATTTCATCATCTTACAAAATTTTTGATCCATTCCCGATCGAATCAAGAACACATATTTCTCAAGAATCAATCTCATCCTCCGAGTTTTGGATATGTTCTAGCCACCATCATTCTGAACATTTCTTCTCTTGATTCAAAATCACACCATGTATTTGGGATGATTACCAAAGAGCACAATTAATTGTCATGAGATTTTTTTCTTGTTGCATCCATTGATTTCTCTGATATGTTGTCTTATTACAGGTCATTTGCCACTTACTTTTAGGACTCCTCCTGTTAGTCCGCCTCGACCCAGTTACTTACCTGGAATCCGAAGAGTTTGTTCACTAGAGTTCAGACCACACATCATGAATTCTCCGGATACAGGATTGGCTGATCCACTCTTAAGTGCTGTTGGGTCAGATGCAGCATCTGATAGAAGTTTTCTTCCGCAGTCAACAATATATAGTTGGAGTTGTGGTCATTTTTCGAAGCCTATACTTACAGCAGCTGATGACAGCGAAGAAGTAATGGTcagaagagaagaaagagaaaaatttGCTCTGGACCACATAGCAAAGTGTCAACATTCTTGTATGTCTCTTATTGTCCTCTAAATGATTAAACAACAATGATCGGTTTGTTGGTTTGACATTCCATTTTTCCGTTGCTAATCACCAATCACTGTTTTTGTTCACAACTGACTGATTTTTtaactttgtttattttctctGTTCAGCTGTCAGCAGCTTGCAGAATCAAATAGCTAGCTGGGATACAAAATTTGAAACAGGTACCAGAGCAATTTTGCTGCATCCTTTCTCTCCAGTTGTAATTGCTGCAGACGATACTGAACGAATCAGGTATTGAAGTCACTTTTCCTGAgaattcatataataatttcttatgGTTATTTTATAGATGTTCTTTGTTTATGCTTCCACTCTATCAGGGTAAAAAAGTTGATCTTATAATGGCCtgttttgttataattttttttcatgttgatTATGACCTGAAAAAATGCACATTtgttatattttctaaaaatcgtAATGATCTAAAATATGGTGGGGTGGTACTTTTTATTTGGCAGTTTTGTGGATGTTAAATACTTTTTATTGAGTGGgtaactttttattttgtctattttggtggaaaattcttttttatctttttacaaCATTACTCTAACATTATtctgtatttattatttaaggaTATGGAATTATGAGGAGGCTACTTTGATGAATAGCTTTGACAATCATGGTCTTATTGACAAAGGAATTTCAAAATTGTGCCTTGTTAATGAGCTTGATGACAGTCTACTTCTTGCTGCTTCATGTAAGTTCCTTTCAACTGTTTTTGCTTGATCAGCCATAGAAACCCTCTTAAATTGGGCCAATTCTTGGTTATTGCTTGATGTCTCTTCTGGATCTAACCCTTTTCAATTTCGTATGATATAGGTGATGGGAATATCAGAATTTGGAAGGATTACAATTTAAGGGGCAAGCAGAAACTTGTAACTGCATTCTCTTCAATTCATGGTCATAGGCCTGGTGTGCGCAATGATAATGTGGTTGTGGATTGGCAGCAGCAACCTGGTTATCTGGTAAAATTCTTTtcaaatgtgataaataattgttaataatttctatcatcttctaaTTAATTCTCATCCATTTCGATAAATCTCTGTAACCAGTATTCATCTGGTGAAACATCATCCATTATGGTCTGGGATCTGGAGAAAGAACAGCTTGTACATTCTATTCCGTCATTATCGGATTGCAGCATATCAGCATTGGTAGGTTCATTTTTCTATGTTATGTGTTAAAGGACTATTCAGGTTGAATTCACTAGGACAGCATTGATTGAGGCTCGATAAGACCAAGAagtaattaagtaaaaaaattatactatgGGGGCTtgtataaaattgaaaattatgtgAAATGTAAATTGATTTGATATGATTTTGAACTAATGTCAGAAAAGTACTTAAAGATTATTTTACCCCTATAATGACATATTGATTAGTTTTCAGGGTTTAAGTTGTCTTTTGGATGCTCTTGTTATATGAACGAATTAATTCATAACTTACTGAATTAAGCCATATTTTATACCTTAagttaaatctaaataataagTGACATTGAAGTAACAATTAGCAAATGAAATTACTTATTTAGATTAAGTGAAAAGCTGTGTTATCAAAAACTGCCATACTAATCTCCTTGTGTAATGCAATATTCAAGTACCAACTCATGGCTATTACTCACACAGTGCTTTGAAAACTTTGGAAATGATTGTCATTTCAATAGAAAAAAGACGTGTGTAGTAATAACATTTTGCTCCTGCTTCTATATGAAACCTGCAGTACTATGAAATCATTCTGATACATAATATGCTGTTTTGTTATTGCAGTCCGCCTCACAAGTCCATCCTGGACATTTCGCTGCTGGATTTTTGGATGGTTCTGTGAGGCTTTATGATATTAGGGCACCTGAGATGTAAGTAGTTCTTTGTGCTTCTACTTGTTTTGAtgttaaattgaataaaaaatgagGATATTTAACGGTACAGTCCTCTGATGTGTATTTCTACTATTTAAACTCAGGCTTATTTGTACATCCCGGCCACACACACAGAGAGTGCGAGTTGTAGGCATTGGTTTTCAACCAGGGTTTGAGCATGGAAAGGTATATAAAGGAATATTGAGCTTAATTATTGCACTTTATGCTGATATGGAACCATTTTCagatataaaaacaaaaatagattTCTGAAATTTGTCTAGCCTCCGACAAAATTTAGGCCTTGTTCGAACTGGGTTGTTTGAATTTAGTTCTAATAACACTATCCCGTCGTCAATCccttcatcaattttttttatttcatcaccaaaataccctctattttttatctttcattGTATATTTATACCCTATTGTAACCTAATAACCTACACTaaacaaggttatttggaaataacctaCTGGCTATCCAAAAAACCCAAGATCGAACAAAGGCTCAAATAACCCCTTATCACACACACATCAATTCCATCATCAACTGAAATACAAATACTAAAGTGCCCTTATTTActtttgtataacattttaaaacattaaatacaaagaatattttagttatttaacctaaataatccattttctcgtcaaacaattttttttttatttttcaaataacccaacatcaaacaagctcttagtttCTAAAGATTCCAGAAATAAAGTGTTACAAATGTGGGGGCCATATATCTCTTCTGCTAAATTGAccaaatttgttttgttttggtttgatCAGATTGTGAGTGCATCGCAAGCAGGTGATATTCAGTTCATTGATATAAGATGGCCAAAGGATGCCTACTTAACAATAGACGCACACAGGGGGTCTCTTACTGCTTTAGCTGTGCATCGTCATGCACCCCTTATTGCAAGTGGCTCGGCAAAACAGCTCATAAAAGTGTTCAATTTAGAGGGTGAACAATTAGGCAGCATTAAATACCTCTCAACATTTATGGCACAGAAAATAGGTTCAGTAAGCTGTCTTGCCTTTCATCCTTATGAAGTGTTGTTAGCAGCCGGAGCTGCAGATGCATGCGTTTCTGTTTACGCCGATGAAATCGCTCCAGGCagatgatttaatattattattatattgggttggagagaaaagaaaataacagTGAAGGAAAACCATCATATACATAattcagaagaagaagagtttGCCGGATTTTAATCTTCACATTTCTTCAACCCTAGTTACTACAACTACTAGACGTTTGCCCCCTTGTATCTTAAATATTCGTTTAGCCTCGCTCTTTCTCCAATGAAGAAGAATGGTTCATATAAACAAAAGttgtgaagaagaagatgaatgaatCCAGATTCCAGCTCTATATACTCTACAACAATTACTACTGTTGGTGGTGCAGGCTTTGACAAATAATTTGATGTGCCTACTGTAAATACCTTcctcctttttttttctttttcttttcttctattGCTTTCTTCTCTCTATCTTTCTTTCTTACTTTCTTACTTTCTTTAGGTgtgtctttttctttttcaattgaTTTCTTTGGTTGTTCTTAGTCCATATTCAATCATGTTCAATTTGTAAAAGAAGCAGGGGAATTATTTGTCATTGTTATAATTTGAATCTGGTGTTGACATTGTAACTTGTCTATTCCTGTTTCCCTTCTATCTATACTCAGATGTTTTTCTCGGTTTTGGTTTTCTTCTTTTACTTGCATTATTTTTCCATTGACCTAGATTCAGATCTggaatatatattgttattaatgttttattatcaATAAGGTAATAATAGTCTTATTGAATGAAGAGACTGagattttaaattcaattctcATGAAATTGTTCTGGTTGGGCTTGGGGCCAAAATAATAAGTTCAAAGTATCTTTTGGGATAATGATCCACAATTGTTTGTAGGTAATACTTAAATGGCCAAaactactatttttttttcatattttgggaTGATGATCTACAATTGTTTGTAGGTAATACTTAAATGGCCAAAACTActatttctttttcatattttgggaTGATGATCCACAATTGTTTGTAGGTAATATTTAAACGGCCAAAACTActatttctttttcatattttgggaGATGATCCACAATTGTTTGTAGGTAATACTTAAATGGCCAAAACTActatttctttttcatattttgggaTGATGATCCACAATTGTTTGTAGGTAATACTTAAATGACCAAAACTActatttctttttcatattttgggaTGATGATCCACAATTGTTTGTAGGTAATACTTAAATGGCTAAAACTActatttctttttcatattttgggaTGATGATCCACAATTGTTTGTAGGTAATACTTAAATGGCCAAAACTActatttctttttcatattttgggaTGATGATTCACAATTGTTTGTAGGTAATACTTAAATGGtcaaaactataatttttttttcatattttgggaTGATGATCCACATTTGTTTGTAGGTAATACTTAAATGGCCAAAACTActatttctttttcatattttgggaTGATGATCCACAATTGTTTGTAGGTAATACTTAAATGGCCAAAACTActatttctttttcatattattgTTTAAAGTTGTGCTAATGGAAAAAGAATAATAGCAAGGATTGAGTTTGAAACACCATTTTCTGTTTTTCACCATCATCTTTACACTTGTTTCTTGAAGAAAGATTTGGTTGGATATAATTTAACTATAAAGTGGTTGAACCCATTTGGAAAACACTATTTTTACCTTGGATCAAGCTGTTGAGGCCATGGATTCTCCAACTCCATTCTCATGGGACTAAGATTTTGTGTATTAACTGGAGGTAGAATGCAAAGGAGAGCTTCTAGCTTTCATTCAACTCAATGCCTCTTTCTTTATCCCTTGCCACAATATCTAATACAATTTGTAAAAGAGTAAGGATAGAGAGTCGGAATTTAGTTTCAGAAATAATGTCCCACCTTAAATTTAATATGAGAAAGATTCTATTTTCAAAGTCCAATCACATTTTGTCATGTCATTCCCAGACATCGTGACACCAAATTttcgctctctatcatttttttttcttttaattacaAATGTCAGTTTAATCTACATTGAGGATGATTCCATCCTGAGCCACCAACAGATTCTTGCCAAGAATCAACAAAGTACCAAGATTTTATCCCTTAGCATGTAGAGATTTGTCTGCATAAGTAAAATTAACTTAAGGCAAGATGGAGAATTGCAAATTTTTTTTTGCAGGAAAGACATTCCATCACCATCAAGATGACAAGCAGGAGAACAAAACATTGATTCTTCATGATATAACTAACTTAACTAATTCAGATTTTCtagaaaattacattttttttataaaattgaaaatttactTGAAAACattgaaaattaagtaaaattgtAAGAGTcttactttaaaataatattaattatatattattattatcatttataattaatataaaattatttaaaaactaataataaataaatgatattaagaaaatgtataattataaaattaattacatgaatttatttatttcaataagtaattaatttaaacacataaatacaaatttattctatttttgtaaaatcaaaataatttataaaattgtaaatttttaaGTTCCTTATCAAGTTTAATTAACTAAAGTGTTCACATCAAAACATCATATAGTTAAGTTTAACTAACTTAAGAGTTTAAGTAAAAACAAAATGGTCTTTTATTAAttgtaaaatcataaaattttattagttaaatttgaattgatctgatctcaaaatattaataagtatCATAAGGTTGCCTAAAATTTgactaacattattttttaaaagccaaaactcattttaaaaataataattctagcAAGTATTAAATTCCAACTCcaatttgtataataaatacattattttttaattattttttatattttaattaaatctcAAAATACAGTCTTTGTTTTTCTAAAGCCAAATAACTTTTGAAGGtaataataacttaaaatcTATCATATTTCTAGCCCAATTATGCATTGAaatccaaatttaaatattataaataaatttaagtagtaatgacataatttatttttatacttaaatgAGCCTATTTAAACATAAACTCAAAATATGTATAAATCATTAAATCCAAACTTAAATTCTTaccaaaattgtaaaaaaatgttgtaaaaTAAGAGTACCAAATTTGTCATTATATGGAAAGAGAACATACAAATTAATTGTATCttaaattatattcttttaacaataaaagataaagtgataaatgaaggaaataaaataaaaaattgtgaaacctttcttcaaaaatacaaattaaaccATTTCATATCAATCAattctttattctttataacatttaaacCTTCCCTAAATCAtcaattttttcatcaaacaagaaaatcccaaataaataaaacaagccCATATTCTAATGGAAGTTTGTTTACAGAGAATATGGATCATAAACCAAGTTaggcaagaagaagaagaagaagaagaagaaatctgGAAGTTGGACATGAATTAATCTCAATCATCTCCATTTCTGTCTGCATTAATCTCTTCAAGAACAGCAACAAGTGCAACTATGAATGCATAATCTACATTCGGACAAACAGTCACCGAATATGTGTCCTGCCCAAGAACAACACTCTGAACACTGtgcttcttcttcatctatccaatccaatccaatccaatccagtTCACATCTTCATTAGCAATAACataatttgtaaaatagaaGCAGTTATAGGTTAGGATTTAAGTATTTTACCTGGGCAATAACCAAGTTTTTAGTATTTCCAGCATAAATTACACAAGACCTATCCAACCAGCTTCCACTAATCTTGAAGTCACAAGTATGTTCCTCTGTGTTTCCGGCCATGAAAACATCCAATTCAGTCTTGAATTGAATAAGTGAAGACTTCTTTACACTAAAAAGTAGATTCTTAGATTCTGTGTCATCTCCACGGAAAACATTCCATCTCCTATGTGCTGTTATTGTCTGAAAATTTCATTTTCCCATCAAAGTATCAGAATGCACATTAAAGAAGCTTGTTTGATAGATGATTAAATTAGGGATGATtctttatccaaataacccagatgAAAAAAGCAGTTTTAGGGTACaattcaaataacccagatGAAACAAACAGTTTTAGGGTACAATGCAAATAACCCAGATGAAACAAGCAGTTTTAGGGTACAATGTACCTTCTGGTGCAGAGTGAGAATAGGGTTTCCGGCGGCATCAAGGATGGAGCGACGGTCATGGAGGCTGAAGAGTTTACCTTTAATCTGAAACAAGATATTGCCATTTACGTCAGTGACGACGAAGTTGCATTCCTTGAGGGTGAGGAGCTTCCTTTGGATAACGATATCAATTGGGTAGGATGTACAGAATTCAGAGCCGACAACTACGATTGGATCAGGGCCGCTTGTCGCCGCCGGGTAACTGATAGGTTGAGCCATTGCAGCCATTAGATTGTAAGATTGATTGATCGATCTATGTTTGACTTCCGATACTAGTTTGCCTTTTTGTATTCAATCTTCGTCCAGTCGGGCACCAACTG is part of the Impatiens glandulifera chromosome 1, dImpGla2.1, whole genome shotgun sequence genome and encodes:
- the LOC124920058 gene encoding regulatory-associated protein of TOR 1 isoform X2, with translation MALGDLMASQFSQSLVPLTNHLEECLSRDEVDILGQRRDRDAENASTSIVNATAATAPTSLAYLPQTLVLCELRHESFETYVPSGPSESGLISKWWPKDRMKTGCVALVLCLNISVDPPDVIKISPCARMECWIDPFSMAPQKALEAIGKNLSLQYERWQPRARYKPQLDPTVEEVKKLCTTCRKYAKTERVLFHYNGHGVPKPTPNGEIWLFNKVSETSYTQYIPLQISELDSWLKTPSIYVFDCSAAGMIVSAFAELQDLSASSSSGTTTPTRDCILLAACDAHETLPQSAEFPADVFTSCLTTPIKMALRWFCTRSLLRGSLNYSLIDRIPGRQNDRKTLLGELNWIFTAVTDTIAWNVLPHETFQKLFRQDLLVASLFRNFLLAERILRTANCTPISFPSLPPTHQHHMWDSWDMAAEICLSQLPGLVEDPNAEFQPSPFFTEQLTAFEVWLDHGSEHKKPPEQLPIVLQVLLSQYHRFRALVLLGRFLDMGSWAVDLALSVGIFPYVLKLLQTTTPELRQILVFIWTKILALDKSCQVDLVKDGGHTYFIRFLDSMEAFPEQRAMAAFVLAVIVDGHRRGQEACIEAGLLHVCLKHLQSSSGVSSQSETQTEPLFLQWLCLCLGKLWEDFTEAQIVALQAEAPAVFAHLLSEPQPEVRASAVFALGTLLDVGFDSSREGGVGGDEDCDDDEKSKAEVSIIKCLLNVVSDGSPLVRAEVAVALARFAFGHNKQLKAIAAAYWKKPQPNSVLSSLPSFAMKSTSGYTTPTQYVQHGTMGPSQIGPVFRSGDSQAIVRDGRVSTSSPLTSSGVMHGSPVSDDSSQHSDSGIFNDCLSNGVASARQRPLDNALYAQCVLAMLTLAKDPSPRNASLGRRVLSIIGIEQVVTKSVKPSGNMARLSDSIAPSPSLAGLARSSSWFDMSGGHLPLTFRTPPVSPPRPSYLPGIRRVCSLEFRPHIMNSPDTGLADPLLSAVGSDAASDRSFLPQSTIYSWSCGHFSKPILTAADDSEEVMVRREEREKFALDHIAKCQHSSVSSLQNQIASWDTKFETGTRAILLHPFSPVVIAADDTERIRIWNYEEATLMNSFDNHGLIDKGISKLCLVNELDDSLLLAASCDGNIRIWKDYNLRGKQKLVTAFSSIHGHRPGVRNDNVVVDWQQQPGYLYSSGETSSIMVWDLEKEQLVHSIPSLSDCSISALSASQVHPGHFAAGFLDGSVRLYDIRAPEMLICTSRPHTQRVRVVGIGFQPGFEHGKIVSASQAGDIQFIDIRWPKDAYLTIDAHRGSLTALAVHRHAPLIASGSAKQLIKVFNLEGEQLGSIKYLSTFMAQKIGSVSCLAFHPYEVLLAAGAADACVSVYADEIAPGR